A stretch of DNA from Candidatus Latescibacter sp.:
AACAGAAAACGGTACGGAACGCCATTCCGAAGGTTGGGAGAAACGAACCCTGTCCCTGCGGCTCGGGGAAGAAATACAAAGTTTGCTGCGGGCGCTGATTTTTTTCTTGTGTTCACTACCGGTTTCCTGTATATTTTTTTCAATGTCGAGCGGGAATAGCTCAGTGGTAGAGCGCCACCTTGCCAAGGTGGATGTCGCGAGTTCAAGTCTCGTTTCCCGCTCCATGTTTTTTACACGGATGTCCGGCGGCTGTATCGACAGGCGCCATAGCCAAGTGGTAAGGCAGAGGTCTGCAAAACCTTTATTCTCCGGTTCAAATCCGGATGGCGCCTCCAGAAAAAAGTAAGGGGTTACTGGTAATCGGCCGGTAATCCCTTTTTTTTAATTTATATGTATTTACTTGCATGTTGTCAAGAGTTATTTCTATAATTTACAATATGTTATACAAAAATACTTTTTGCCGAATCATTTTCTCAGTATTGTCTCGATTTTTTCAGGAAGAAGGGGTGGTACGACACCATGGAAATCCCTTTTTCGCCTACCGCATAAAGAATCTCTTCTTTTTCTGATTTCCCTCCCAGGGTGATACCAAGAAGGGGAGCGCCGCCCAGGTTTCCGGAAGCGCGGATAAGGAGCGAATCATCGGCGACAAAAAGCCGCCCGTCACGGGTTGTAAGCACGATGTCATTCCTCCCGTGTTCTTTGACGGGAATGATTTTCATGTCGGAGATTGCGCTCCCGACACTCATGGAGAGCAGCCGTTTCCCGGTACGGTCGTACTTGAACAGATCTCCGGCCTCGGTGGCAACGAGGATCATCGGCTCGCCGGAAGCGAAGTCAACGATATCACGGATTGCGGTGACCTCATCGCCCACATTGGCCGCCCAGCGGGTAACTCCCTTATTCGCCGTAAGGGCAAACATCTTGTTGGATTTCGTCCCGAAGATTATCTCTTTCTTACCGTCCCTGTCCACATCGAGAAAAATCATATCGGTGAGATATATGCCGCAGTAATCGGTTCTGGAAATGAATTCACTTCCCATCTCCTCCCAGGTGTACCAGAGGTTTTTGCCATCCCTGGGCGAGATGACATTCAGCGGGGTTTCGTACCGGGTTCCCACTGCGATATAGGATTCTCCGGAATCATTCCTGAGGAATTTGACCATCGTGTCGGGATGATAGAACACAAAGCTTTCGAACCGGGTGGAGCCGTCCGCAGGATTCAAGGCGCACATTTTCCAGCCGGTAGTGGCGACGAGAATGGTTTGTTTACCGCTGTTATCAATATCGGCGACTGAAATGTAGGTGACATTACCTCTGCCGTTGAACCCGGTCAGCTTCCTGTTCCAGAGGGCTTTCCCCTCAGCATCGAAACAGAACAGTGATTCGTTGTCGTCCCCGGCAAGAATCTCATTTCTCCCATCACCGTTGATGTCTGCTGCGTTCAGTACGGGTACAGGCCGTGCATTTGGAATCTGGCAGAGGAGCGTGATTTCACCGCCCCGGACCCGGGAGATATTCCCTTTTCCATCGCTGTACAGCACATCCTGTCCATCCTGGCAGAACGAGATAATTGAGTCGGCGGCCGCTATTTTCTTCATCCCCTGGAACCCGAAATCGGCCAAAGGTTGCGGCTGGGGCGCGGGATTCACACGAAGCCCGGAAGATGCAAGCTGCCGTACCAGCGTCCGCAGATCCGGAATAACTCCGGTCATGGTCACCGTATAAGCGCCCGGCGAAAGGGTTATTGTACCTTCACCGCTTTCTCCGGTTCGGGCGGCGGAGACGCTCAGGCTGCGGAGTTTGAATACCCCGCCGGCCTGCTCGGGAACGATCAGTCTGCCGGTTAATTTCTGGAAGTCAAGGGTCAGGTGCACAGGCGCCGGAGATTCAAACGAGATGTCGCCGTATTTCAAACCTGTCACATTCACCAGGGTAAGGCCGGTCGAATCAAGGGTGTAAAGCTGAGCATCGGTGGCGATTTTCCCGGCGAGGAAAGCAGGATCGATTCCGATTATCTCGACAGAGGCGCCTTCACGGATTACATACGCTCCCTCTCCTGCCCGGTAGAGTTCTTTTTTGTCAGCGGCAGCGCTGCCCTCGACCGAGAGAAGATTGGCAAAGGTATATTTCCCACTCGTTTGCAGGGGGAGGTCCTTGTGGGCATAACAGATCCCGTGACGACCGCCGCCCGGAGGATAATTTCCGGCGTTCACCGAGTAGTCGGATTCATGTGTGATGCTCCGGGATGCGTCATCCGCGCTCCGGATGAACAGTGACAGGTCGCCCTGACGGACGCGGTACTCATTCCCTGCCAGGGTGACATCTCCGGGGCATCTCCAGCGGCATTCCAGCCGATAATCACCAGAAGTCCTGGCTTTAACCGTGTCGAGGAAGAGGAAGTATTTCCCTTTCTTCCAGGCAATGGTACGCGCCCAGGCTGCGCCGTTGAAATCCTCAATGGTGCTCTGGGAAAATCCGGTATTACGGAAATCGGCGGCATAATCCAGCACGGTGAGAGGGGCAGGCTCTTCCTGGACGCCGTCGCGGGTAACCACAACCCCATTGTGATACCGGGGGGTGTTTTTTATGTAATCCGATTCATGAATCCACAGATGGTTCTTCCATGTTAGGCGGGGAACCGTGTTGCCATCGATATGCCCGTGGGAAAAGGTGGATGTCCCGTCCAGGAGAAGGTACTCATCCTGGGGATTCAAACTGGGACGGAAAGCCAGCTTATCGATATACCTTCCGTTTTCGCGGGGGATGTAGCTGTTGTCAAAAGACCGCAGAGCGCTCCAGCGCAGGGCGCCTTTGTCCAGGAACACGGGGTGGACCCCATAGAATTCCTTCGGCTCCTCCTCCGGCATGTTCACCGTATAGGCGCCGGAGTACATGCTCTCCAGTGAGAATCCGAGGTCGCCCGGTCTTCCGGCCTGCCCGCTCGACGAGTTGTTCCAGTTGTAGAGCCACTGGTAATGCTTGTCTTTGTAGTACCAGGCCGCCATGCTGAAGAATGTGTTTTCTATGCCGCGGCTGCTCCCCTGCGCACGGTGAGAGTACCCGCCGACATCGCCGAAACCGACCGGGTCGTTCCGGTTGTCCAGGGCGGTCAGAATGATATCGGCCAGGCCTTTGAGTTTTCCACTTTCCAGGAAGGACAGATCGTTCTGGGCCATCTGGTAGATAAGGAGGTGAAGCGGGGAATAATTCAGATACCCCCCGGCGTCGTCATTGGGACGGTAGGAGGCAGCTTCGCCGTGTTCGAACGCCAGGTAATATTTATCCGCCATGGAATCGAGCCCGGTAATGCCGTATTTCTGGGTGAAATACCGGTGGGAAAAGAAAAGGCTCAGCGCGAGGAAAGTGGTATGGTTCTGACGAGGCTCATCGGGCGGCGACATATTTTCATCGAGATTGGGAAGCCAGTTGCAGAAGCGGGCATATCCCCACAACACCTCATCAACGAGCTTGCGGTCCTCAAGGGTGAACAGCGGATCGTCATCGATAAGCTCCCAGGCATATACCATTTTCCAGAGACAGAAATAGAGGTTTGTCCAGGGCTCGGTGACCCACCAGCCGTTTTTTTCCGACCGGTCATAGCAGGCGCGCATGCCGGTCATGAAATGTTCCGCCCACTTTTTGTCGCCGGTCAGATGATAAGAGAGTCCCCAGTTGGCGATGGTGGCGTAAGGCATCATGGCGGATCTGGCATTTTTAAGCGCATTTTCAAGGTTGAAGGCAACACTTTCCGGCGCCCGCGGGAAAGAGAGCGTGGTCTTGAGATGACGGAGCGGCGGCGCGGACTGAGCATTCTCGGCCAAAAGCCCGACGAACTCCCGGAATCCGGCCTCAATGTCGGCGTCGCTGCTCACCCCGATAACCAGCACATTGCGCCCTTTATTCCAGATTGATTGCGCCGGGGTAATCACCACTCCGCCTTTTCCGGGGAAAAAGGCGTCGGCGAACGCATACCGTTTTTTGTACAGGGCAAGCGCCCACTTGTTGTTGGAAATGTTCCCGATGACTATCAGGTTGCGGGTGAGGTCGCTCTCTTGAAGGTCATCAGCTTTCCGGAAAGGGATATCGCTCCCGCATTTGCTTTTGAGGAGCGCCTGCATGTCGTTCACCCGTGGTTCAGCGGCGGCGGGATACACAACCATCGTTTCCTGAGCGGAGAGCGGCAGGGTGAAGACAGTCG
This window harbors:
- a CDS encoding VCBS repeat-containing protein, which translates into the protein MKLLRLIFPSILFAALALPVFQSPACAYTTNNEFIKNAFPAKVSATVFTLPLSAQETMVVYPAAAEPRVNDMQALLKSKCGSDIPFRKADDLQESDLTRNLIVIGNISNNKWALALYKKRYAFADAFFPGKGGVVITPAQSIWNKGRNVLVIGVSSDADIEAGFREFVGLLAENAQSAPPLRHLKTTLSFPRAPESVAFNLENALKNARSAMMPYATIANWGLSYHLTGDKKWAEHFMTGMRACYDRSEKNGWWVTEPWTNLYFCLWKMVYAWELIDDDPLFTLEDRKLVDEVLWGYARFCNWLPNLDENMSPPDEPRQNHTTFLALSLFFSHRYFTQKYGITGLDSMADKYYLAFEHGEAASYRPNDDAGGYLNYSPLHLLIYQMAQNDLSFLESGKLKGLADIILTALDNRNDPVGFGDVGGYSHRAQGSSRGIENTFFSMAAWYYKDKHYQWLYNWNNSSSGQAGRPGDLGFSLESMYSGAYTVNMPEEEPKEFYGVHPVFLDKGALRWSALRSFDNSYIPRENGRYIDKLAFRPSLNPQDEYLLLDGTSTFSHGHIDGNTVPRLTWKNHLWIHESDYIKNTPRYHNGVVVTRDGVQEEPAPLTVLDYAADFRNTGFSQSTIEDFNGAAWARTIAWKKGKYFLFLDTVKARTSGDYRLECRWRCPGDVTLAGNEYRVRQGDLSLFIRSADDASRSITHESDYSVNAGNYPPGGGRHGICYAHKDLPLQTSGKYTFANLLSVEGSAAADKKELYRAGEGAYVIREGASVEIIGIDPAFLAGKIATDAQLYTLDSTGLTLVNVTGLKYGDISFESPAPVHLTLDFQKLTGRLIVPEQAGGVFKLRSLSVSAARTGESGEGTITLSPGAYTVTMTGVIPDLRTLVRQLASSGLRVNPAPQPQPLADFGFQGMKKIAAADSIISFCQDGQDVLYSDGKGNISRVRGGEITLLCQIPNARPVPVLNAADINGDGRNEILAGDDNESLFCFDAEGKALWNRKLTGFNGRGNVTYISVADIDNSGKQTILVATTGWKMCALNPADGSTRFESFVFYHPDTMVKFLRNDSGESYIAVGTRYETPLNVISPRDGKNLWYTWEEMGSEFISRTDYCGIYLTDMIFLDVDRDGKKEIIFGTKSNKMFALTANKGVTRWAANVGDEVTAIRDIVDFASGEPMILVATEAGDLFKYDRTGKRLLSMSVGSAISDMKIIPVKEHGRNDIVLTTRDGRLFVADDSLLIRASGNLGGAPLLGITLGGKSEKEEILYAVGEKGISMVSYHPFFLKKSRQY